One segment of Saprospiraceae bacterium DNA contains the following:
- the prfA gene encoding peptide chain release factor 1 — protein sequence MLDKLQALREKYIYLEEQLSDPGIVADMEKSKKVNKEYKKLQPIVQVADQYEKVLADLDSARAVLSTETDAEMRELAKEEIATLEPELDTLETALKTLLTPKDPEDEKDVIFEIRSGTGGDEAALFAGDLYRMYSKYFAEQGWEVEVVDENPGTVGGYAKIVLEVTGENVYGKLKFESGAHRVQRVPDTETKGRVHTSAATVAVLPIMEPEDIDIRKEDIRTDVFRASGAGGQHVNRTESGVRFTHLPTGVVAESTESRSQHKNREIAMGRLIQQIREAQLQKEASALASARRSLVGSGDRSEKIRTYNWPQNRVTDHRLEGDHKNFNLDKVIEGDLAPLIEALTIADNAAKLQEG from the coding sequence ATGCTCGACAAACTGCAAGCCCTTCGCGAGAAGTACATTTATCTTGAAGAACAACTCTCCGACCCCGGCATCGTGGCCGATATGGAGAAATCCAAAAAAGTCAACAAGGAGTACAAAAAACTCCAACCCATCGTGCAAGTGGCCGACCAATATGAAAAAGTATTGGCTGACCTCGACAGCGCCCGCGCCGTATTAAGCACCGAAACAGATGCCGAGATGCGCGAACTGGCCAAAGAAGAAATAGCCACGCTCGAACCCGAACTTGATACGTTGGAAACGGCGCTCAAAACCCTGCTCACTCCCAAAGACCCGGAAGATGAAAAGGACGTGATTTTTGAAATCCGCTCCGGCACCGGGGGCGACGAGGCCGCACTCTTCGCTGGCGACCTCTACCGAATGTACTCCAAGTATTTTGCCGAACAAGGCTGGGAAGTGGAAGTGGTGGATGAAAACCCCGGCACCGTGGGAGGCTACGCCAAAATCGTGCTCGAAGTGACAGGCGAAAACGTGTACGGCAAACTCAAGTTCGAGTCAGGCGCTCACCGAGTGCAGCGTGTGCCCGACACCGAAACCAAAGGCCGCGTCCACACCTCTGCCGCCACCGTAGCCGTGTTGCCCATCATGGAGCCAGAGGATATTGACATTCGCAAAGAAGACATCCGAACCGATGTGTTCCGCGCATCGGGGGCGGGCGGCCAGCACGTCAACCGAACCGAATCAGGGGTGCGTTTCACCCACTTGCCCACCGGAGTAGTAGCTGAGAGCACCGAAAGCCGCTCGCAACACAAAAACCGCGAAATCGCCATGGGGCGCCTCATCCAGCAAATACGAGAGGCCCAGCTCCAAAAAGAGGCTTCCGCGCTCGCGTCCGCTCGCAGGAGCCTCGTCGGCTCCGGCGACCGTTCCGAAAAAATACGCACCTACAACTGGCCACAAAATCGCGTGACCGACCACCGCTTGGAAGGCGACCACAAGAACTTCAACCTCGACAAGGTCATCGAAGGAGACTTGGCGCCGCTCATCGAGGCGCTCACTATCGCGGACAACGCCGCGAAATTGCAGGAGGGGTGA
- a CDS encoding DUF4276 family protein yields MTKRHLEILTEEPSAEAALRLLLPQIVGNRATWKIITHQGKYDLLKQLPFRLNAYKKSLADNERIIILVDRDKDDCLQLKQQMETAAARAGLTTKSVAQATTFHLVNRIAIEEIESWFLGDEAAICTSYPALRAFPGSLQKRMPDNIANSWETLEKTLKNAGYRSIGGKIEVAKKIARNMNPKANRSKSFRVFVEGITACIS; encoded by the coding sequence ATGACAAAAAGACATCTGGAAATCCTCACCGAGGAGCCTTCGGCTGAAGCCGCCCTGCGCTTGCTGCTTCCCCAAATCGTCGGCAACAGAGCGACTTGGAAAATCATCACCCACCAGGGCAAATACGACTTACTCAAACAGCTGCCTTTTCGCCTAAATGCTTACAAAAAAAGTTTGGCGGACAATGAGCGAATCATCATTTTGGTGGACAGAGATAAAGATGACTGCTTGCAACTCAAACAGCAAATGGAAACAGCTGCCGCACGGGCCGGACTGACCACCAAATCGGTTGCACAGGCCACAACCTTTCATTTGGTAAACCGGATTGCCATTGAGGAAATAGAATCTTGGTTTTTAGGTGATGAAGCGGCCATTTGCACTTCTTACCCCGCTTTGCGAGCCTTTCCGGGCTCGCTTCAAAAACGGATGCCCGATAACATCGCCAATAGTTGGGAAACGCTTGAAAAAACACTCAAAAACGCCGGGTATCGGTCTATTGGCGGCAAAATCGAGGTAGCCAAAAAAATTGCCCGGAATATGAACCCCAAGGCCAACCGCTCCAAAAGTTTTCGTGTGTTCGTAGAAGGTATTACTGCCTGCATTTCATGA
- a CDS encoding AAA family ATPase — MDMPEIGIPQIEYLKVKNYRALQNIELKAITPLTVFLGPNGSGKSTIFDVFAFLSECFNTGLRKAWDKRGRFRELRSRGQNGPIEFMIKYREYRGSPLITYHLAIDEGPKGPLVSSESLRWKRREKSQPFYFLRFQNGKGEVVSGDMPDEHDERVREELSSPDMLAVNTLGQLAKHPRVGALRRFISDWYLSYLSADNTRGITEAGPVERLSQTGDNLPNVIQFLKEEHPERLDEILATLSDRIPRLEKVDVGMMQDGRLLMQIKDAPFEQPVLAKFASDGTLKMLAYLTVLYDPSPPQLIGIEEPENQLHPRLLPELAEECRKASGNSQLLVTTHSPFFVNGLKPEEVWVIYRDVDGFSKMRRCSDMPRIKEFIKQGALLGHLWMEGHFDVGDPLNQK, encoded by the coding sequence ATGGATATGCCTGAAATTGGAATTCCGCAGATTGAATATCTGAAAGTAAAAAACTACCGGGCGCTTCAAAATATCGAGTTGAAGGCTATCACGCCACTTACAGTATTCTTAGGGCCAAATGGAAGCGGGAAGTCAACGATATTCGATGTGTTCGCCTTTTTGTCCGAATGTTTCAATACCGGGCTGAGAAAGGCTTGGGATAAACGAGGGAGGTTTAGAGAACTGCGCAGCCGGGGACAAAACGGCCCCATCGAATTTATGATAAAGTACCGGGAATATCGGGGTTCGCCGCTTATTACATACCACCTTGCCATAGACGAAGGGCCAAAGGGCCCACTTGTCTCTTCCGAATCACTTCGATGGAAACGAAGAGAAAAAAGCCAGCCCTTTTATTTTCTCCGTTTTCAAAATGGGAAAGGCGAAGTCGTCAGCGGCGATATGCCCGACGAGCACGACGAGCGCGTACGCGAAGAATTGTCGTCGCCCGATATGTTGGCAGTCAACACGCTGGGGCAATTGGCCAAACATCCCCGTGTCGGTGCGCTTCGCCGGTTTATCAGCGATTGGTACTTGTCCTACCTGTCGGCGGACAACACACGGGGCATCACCGAAGCTGGCCCTGTGGAACGGCTGTCACAAACTGGTGACAATCTGCCCAACGTCATTCAATTCCTGAAAGAAGAACACCCGGAACGTTTGGACGAGATACTGGCCACATTAAGTGACCGAATCCCGCGCTTAGAAAAAGTAGATGTGGGCATGATGCAGGACGGACGCCTACTGATGCAAATTAAGGATGCGCCATTCGAGCAGCCAGTGCTCGCCAAGTTCGCCTCTGACGGCACCCTTAAGATGCTGGCCTACCTCACCGTGCTGTACGACCCCAGCCCCCCCCAACTTATTGGCATAGAAGAACCGGAAAACCAGCTGCACCCACGCTTGCTTCCCGAACTCGCCGAAGAATGTCGCAAAGCATCCGGCAACTCACAACTGCTCGTCACGACACACTCGCCCTTTTTTGTAAACGGACTGAAACCTGAAGAAGTCTGGGTTATTTACCGCGATGTGGATGGATTTTCCAAGATGAGACGCTGCTCAGATATGCCCAGAATCAAAGAATTTATCAAACAGGGAGCACTGCTCGGCCACTTGTGGATGGAAGGACATTTTGACGTTGGCGACCCATTAAACCAAAAATAG